From Macaca mulatta isolate MMU2019108-1 chromosome 3, T2T-MMU8v2.0, whole genome shotgun sequence, the proteins below share one genomic window:
- the ZNF853 gene encoding zinc finger protein 853 isoform X1, giving the protein MEVGPATETFVLELRCLEDGGPGPDTLSGGSGGSESQEEEEPQEGSSSPQRPAVLAPVGASEIAEETQPGQQELQLQQLEQQPKPQQQPQQEQLQQPQPHLELQQQPQQDGQQQLSQLQQEKHQSMHHQELKPELQLTHQQQQVQPQQVQEQQLLQQQQEQLQPQQEPLQPQQEPSQPQQAQEQQLLQQQERLQQQVQEQQLLQQHQEQLQQQQLLQQQEQLQQQQFQQQQEQLQQQQQQLLLLQQQEQLQQQLLQQQQAQLQQQLLEQQQAQLQQQLLLQQQEQLKQQQQQQLLQQQQEQLQQQQLQPPPLEPEEEEEVELELMPVDLGSEQELEQQRQELERQQELERQQEQRQLQLKLQEQLQQLEQQLEQQQQLEQQQLEQQEVQLELTPVELGAQQQEVQLELTPVQPELQLELVPAAGGGGAAVPGAPAAVVVAPPGYVVLQELMVLPAVAAPAVVAIPGPAGSAALTPARQRRRRRARDRPTICGECGKGFSRSTDLVRHQATHTGERPHRCGECGKGFSQHSNLVTHQRIHTGEKPYACSYCAKRFSESSALVQHQRTHTGERPYACGDCGKRFSVSSNLLRHRRTHSGERPYVCEDCGERFRHKVQIRRHERQLHGAGRSRGLGLLRSSRPAALGGPARAEQAATATAPADKAL; this is encoded by the exons ATGGAGGTGGGGCCAGCCACCGAGACCTTCGTGCTGGAACTTCGATGTCTTGAAGATGGGGGCCCAGGGCCTGACACCCTCTCAG GTGGCAGTGGTGGGAGTGAGAgtcaggaggaggaagagcctCAGGAGGGGAGCAGCAGTCCACAGCGGCCAGCAGTCTTGGCCCCAGTGGGGGCCAGTGAAATCGCTGAGGAAACCCAGCCAGGACAACAGGAGTTGCAACTGCAGCAGTTAGAACAGCAGCCCAAACCGCAGCAACAGCCACAGCAGGAGCAACTGCAACAGCCGCAACCACACCTAGAACTGCAACAACAGCCGCAGCAGGACGGGCAACAACAGCTATCTCAACTACAGCAGGAAAAACACCAATCCATGCACCATCAGGAACTGAAACCTGAACTGCAGCTAACGCACCAGCAGCAACAGGTGCAGCCACAGCAAGTGCAAGAGCAACAGCTGTTACAGCAACAGCAGGAGCAGTTGCAACCACAGCAGGAGCCGTTACAGCCACAGCAGGAGCCATCACAGCCGCAGCAAGCACAAGAGCAACAGCTGTTGCAGCAGCAGGAACGGCTACAGCAGCAAGTGCAAGAGCAACAGCTGTTACAGCAACATCAGGAACAGTTACAACAGCAGCAGCTGCTACAACAGCAGGAACAATTACAGCAGCAACAGTTTCAACAGCAGCAGGAACAgctacagcagcagcagcagcagctactGTTGCTGCAGCAGCAGGAACAGTTACAGCAGCAACTGTTGCAGCAGCAGCAGGCACAGTTACAGCAGCAACTGCTGGAACAGCAGCAGGCACAGTTACAGCAGCAGCTACTGCTGCAGCAGCAGGAACAattaaagcagcagcagcaacagcagctgTTGCAACAGCAGCAGGAACAATTGCAACAGCAACaactgcaacctcctcccctggagcctgaggaggaggaagaggtggagcTGGAGCTCATGCCGGTGGACCTGGGGTCGGAGCAGGAGCTGGAGCAGCAGCGGCAGGAGTTGGAGCGGCAGCAGGAGCTGGAACGGCAGCAGGAGCAGCGGCAGCTGCAGCTCAAACTGCAGGAGCAGCTGCAGCAGCTGGAGCAACagctggagcagcagcagcagctagaGCAGCAGCAGCTGGAGCAGCAGGAGGTGCAGCTGGAGCTGACCCCGGTGGAGCTGGGCGCCCAGCAGCAGGAGGTGCAGCTGGAGCTGACCCCGGTGCAACCGGAGCTGCAGCTAGAACTGGTGCCAGCCGCAGGGGGTGGCGGAGCGGCAGTCCCCGGGGCTCCAGCCGCGGTCGTGGTGGCTCCCCCGGGCTACGTGGTGCTGCAGGAGCTCATGGTGCTGCCAGCCGTGGCAGCGCCGGCCGTGGTGGCCATCCCGGGCCCGGCAGGCAGCGCGGCGTTGACTCCCGCACGGCAGCGGCGGCGACGGCGCGCCCGGGACCGGCCGACTATCTGCGGGGAATGCGGCAAGGGCTTCAGCCGCAGCACGGACCTGGTGCGCCACCAGGCCACGCACACGGGTGAGAGGCCACACCGCTGCGGCGAGTGCGGCAAGGGCTTCTCGCAGCACTCGAACCTGGTAACGCACCAGCGCATCCACACGGGTGAGAAACCCTACGCCTGCTCGTACTGCGCCAAGCGCTTCAGTGAGAGCTCGGCGCTCGTGCAGCACCAGCGCACGCACACTGGGGAGCGACCCTACGCCTGCGGGGACTGCGGCAAGCGCTTCAGTGTCTCCTCCAACCTGCTGCGCCACCGGCGCACGCACTCGGGCGAGCGGCCCTACGTGTGCGAGGACTGCGGCGAGCGCTTCCGACACAAGGTGCAGATCCGCCGCCACGAGCGCCAGCTGCACGGCGCGGGCCGCTCCAGGGGCCTCGGCCTGTTGCGCTCCTCGCGGCCCGCAGCCCTTGGTGGCCCAGCCCGTGCAGAGCAGGCCGCCACGGCCACTGCGCCCGCAGACAAGGCGCTGTGA
- the ZNF853 gene encoding zinc finger protein 853 isoform X2, which produces MLHQPTPGNPGLTARMEVGPATETFVLELRCLEDGGPGPDTLSGGSGGSESQEEEEPQEGSSSPQRPAVLAPVGASEIAEETQPGQQELQLQQLEQQPKPQQQPQQEQLQQPQPHLELQQQPQQDGQQQLSQLQQEKHQSMHHQELKPELQLTHQQQQVQPQQVQEQQLLQQQQEQLQPQQEPLQPQQEPSQPQQAQEQQLLQQQERLQQQVQEQQLLQQHQEQLQQQQLLQQQEQLQQQQFQQQQEQLQQQQQQLLLLQQQEQLQQQLLQQQQAQLQQQLLEQQQAQLQQQLLLQQQEQLKQQQQQQLLQQQQEQLQQQQLQPPPLEPEEEEEVELELMPVDLGSEQELEQQRQELERQQELERQQEQRQLQLKLQEQLQQLEQQLEQQQQLEQQQLEQQEVQLELTPVELGAQQQEVQLELTPVQPELQLELVPAAGGGGAAVPGAPAAVVVAPPGYVVLQELMVLPAVAAPAVVAIPGPAGSAALTPARQRRRRRARDRPTICGECGKGFSRSTDLVRHQATHTGERPHRCGECGKGFSQHSNLVTHQRIHTGEKPYACSYCAKRFSESSALVQHQRTHTGERPYACGDCGKRFSVSSNLLRHRRTHSGERPYVCEDCGERFRHKVQIRRHERQLHGAGRSRGLGLLRSSRPAALGGPARAEQAATATAPADKAL; this is translated from the exons ATGCTCCACCAG CCGACTCCCGGGAATCCGGGTCTGACCGCCAGGATGGAGGTGGGGCCAGCCACCGAGACCTTCGTGCTGGAACTTCGATGTCTTGAAGATGGGGGCCCAGGGCCTGACACCCTCTCAG GTGGCAGTGGTGGGAGTGAGAgtcaggaggaggaagagcctCAGGAGGGGAGCAGCAGTCCACAGCGGCCAGCAGTCTTGGCCCCAGTGGGGGCCAGTGAAATCGCTGAGGAAACCCAGCCAGGACAACAGGAGTTGCAACTGCAGCAGTTAGAACAGCAGCCCAAACCGCAGCAACAGCCACAGCAGGAGCAACTGCAACAGCCGCAACCACACCTAGAACTGCAACAACAGCCGCAGCAGGACGGGCAACAACAGCTATCTCAACTACAGCAGGAAAAACACCAATCCATGCACCATCAGGAACTGAAACCTGAACTGCAGCTAACGCACCAGCAGCAACAGGTGCAGCCACAGCAAGTGCAAGAGCAACAGCTGTTACAGCAACAGCAGGAGCAGTTGCAACCACAGCAGGAGCCGTTACAGCCACAGCAGGAGCCATCACAGCCGCAGCAAGCACAAGAGCAACAGCTGTTGCAGCAGCAGGAACGGCTACAGCAGCAAGTGCAAGAGCAACAGCTGTTACAGCAACATCAGGAACAGTTACAACAGCAGCAGCTGCTACAACAGCAGGAACAATTACAGCAGCAACAGTTTCAACAGCAGCAGGAACAgctacagcagcagcagcagcagctactGTTGCTGCAGCAGCAGGAACAGTTACAGCAGCAACTGTTGCAGCAGCAGCAGGCACAGTTACAGCAGCAACTGCTGGAACAGCAGCAGGCACAGTTACAGCAGCAGCTACTGCTGCAGCAGCAGGAACAattaaagcagcagcagcaacagcagctgTTGCAACAGCAGCAGGAACAATTGCAACAGCAACaactgcaacctcctcccctggagcctgaggaggaggaagaggtggagcTGGAGCTCATGCCGGTGGACCTGGGGTCGGAGCAGGAGCTGGAGCAGCAGCGGCAGGAGTTGGAGCGGCAGCAGGAGCTGGAACGGCAGCAGGAGCAGCGGCAGCTGCAGCTCAAACTGCAGGAGCAGCTGCAGCAGCTGGAGCAACagctggagcagcagcagcagctagaGCAGCAGCAGCTGGAGCAGCAGGAGGTGCAGCTGGAGCTGACCCCGGTGGAGCTGGGCGCCCAGCAGCAGGAGGTGCAGCTGGAGCTGACCCCGGTGCAACCGGAGCTGCAGCTAGAACTGGTGCCAGCCGCAGGGGGTGGCGGAGCGGCAGTCCCCGGGGCTCCAGCCGCGGTCGTGGTGGCTCCCCCGGGCTACGTGGTGCTGCAGGAGCTCATGGTGCTGCCAGCCGTGGCAGCGCCGGCCGTGGTGGCCATCCCGGGCCCGGCAGGCAGCGCGGCGTTGACTCCCGCACGGCAGCGGCGGCGACGGCGCGCCCGGGACCGGCCGACTATCTGCGGGGAATGCGGCAAGGGCTTCAGCCGCAGCACGGACCTGGTGCGCCACCAGGCCACGCACACGGGTGAGAGGCCACACCGCTGCGGCGAGTGCGGCAAGGGCTTCTCGCAGCACTCGAACCTGGTAACGCACCAGCGCATCCACACGGGTGAGAAACCCTACGCCTGCTCGTACTGCGCCAAGCGCTTCAGTGAGAGCTCGGCGCTCGTGCAGCACCAGCGCACGCACACTGGGGAGCGACCCTACGCCTGCGGGGACTGCGGCAAGCGCTTCAGTGTCTCCTCCAACCTGCTGCGCCACCGGCGCACGCACTCGGGCGAGCGGCCCTACGTGTGCGAGGACTGCGGCGAGCGCTTCCGACACAAGGTGCAGATCCGCCGCCACGAGCGCCAGCTGCACGGCGCGGGCCGCTCCAGGGGCCTCGGCCTGTTGCGCTCCTCGCGGCCCGCAGCCCTTGGTGGCCCAGCCCGTGCAGAGCAGGCCGCCACGGCCACTGCGCCCGCAGACAAGGCGCTGTGA
- the INTS15 gene encoding integrator complex subunit 15 isoform X5, with amino-acid sequence MDLLEMIVTWIFEDPRLILITFLNTPIAANLPIGFLELTPLVGLIRWCVKAPLAYKRRKKPPLSNGHVSNKVTKDPGVGMDRDSHLLYSKLHLSVLQVLMTLQLHLTEKNLYGRLGLVLFDHMVPLVEEINRLADELNPLNASQEIELSLDRLAQALQVAMASGALLCTRDDLRTLCSRLPHNKVVVRMRRSGVCEFVIPLLATWRPPQMQSSGEKWELWSDSGENPGLATSKSPHVLGQLPCLLPEVLICNIKKTMGPASCSSCLRQLLTPPPAGDLGSRAAVASRRAPPRVLPPHPHAPAGLRGRPGPPCCPPRPAHAPRAHLHLGRDVSLQAHPLGRPACAFCALAGRSLPRRKGWPVPQKRTSGKWPGGPSPPAEPSRCHGVQSVAFFDIQIGW; translated from the exons ATGGACTTGCTTGAAATGATTGTCACCTGGATTTTTGAGGACCCACGGTTGATTCTCATCACTTTTTTAAATACTCCGATTGCGGCCAATCTGCCAATAGGATTCTTAGAGCTCACCCCGCTCGTTGGATTGATCCGCTGGTGCGTGAAGGCCCCCCTGGCttacaaaaggagaaagaagccccCCTTATCCAATGGCCACGTCAGCAACAAGGTCACGAAGGACCCGGGCGTGGGGATGGACAGAGACTCCCACCTGTTGTACTCGAAACTCCACCTCAGCGTCCTGCAGGTCCTCATGACGCTGCAGCTGCACCTGACCGAGAAGAATCTGTACGGGCGCCTGGGGCTGGTCCTCTTCGACCACATGGTCCCGCTGGTGGAGGAGATCAACAGGTTGGCGGATGAACTGAACCCCCTCAACGCCTCCCAGGAGATCGAGCTCTCGCTGGACCGGCTGGCGCAGGCTCTGCAGGTGGCCATGGCCTCAGGAGCTCTGCTGTGCACGAGAG ATGACCTGAGAACCTTGTGCTCCAGGCTACCCCATAATAA GGTGGTAGTGAGGATGAGACGCAGTGGTGTTTGTGAATTTGTCATCCCACTCCTTGCCACGTGGAGACCTCCGCAAATGCAGTCGTCAGGTGAAAAGTGGGAACTGTGGTCAGATTCTGGAGAGAATCCGGGCCTTGCCACTTCCAAAAGTCCACACGTCCTTGGGCAGCTTCCCTGCCTTCTGCCTGAAGTCCTCATCTGTAACATCAAGAAAACCATGGGACCTGCCTCATGTTCCTCTTGCCTCCGCCAGCTTCTCACT CCTCCTCCAGCTGGTGATCTCGGGTCCCGTGCAGCAGTCGCCTCACGCCGCGCTCCCCCCAGGGTTCTACCCCCACATCCACACGCCCCCGCTGGGCTACGGGGCCGTCCCGGCCCACCCTGCTGCCCACCCCGCCCTGCCCACGCACCCCGGGCACACCTTCATCTCGGGCGTGACGTTTCCCTTCAGGCCCATCCGCTAGGCCGGCCTGCGTGTGCCTTCTGTGCCCTCGCTGGACGAAGCCTTCCGAGAAGGAAGGGGTGGCCGGTCCCCCAGAAGAGAACCTCGGGGAAGTGGCCGGGTGGCCCCTCCCCGCCGGCAGAACCGTCTCGGTGTCACGGAGTCCAGTCGGTCGCATTCTTCGACATCCAGATTGGATGGTGA